The sequence below is a genomic window from Barrientosiimonas humi.
CGAGTTGCCGAGGTTCCACACCTGGGCGTCGGTGATCGCCGACGGGAGCCCGCGGTGGTAGAGCAGCGAGGAGTCGGAGGAGAAGCCCTCCTCGCCCATCAGCTCCTCGTAGTAGAGGCCGCCGTCGGGCCGGTCGTGCATCGTGTGCCGGTGCCGGGGCACCGAACCCATCGCCTGGTAGTACGCCATCGCAGCCTCTCCTCGCGAGTGCCGATCCGCGCGCGCCGGGCGTCCGATTTTCGGACGTCGGCGTCTCATCGGCGCGACGAGGATGCAGTAGCGTGACGGGCATGTCAACGCCCTCCAGCGTGCCCCCGCGCGCCCTTTTCGCGGGCCTCATCGATGACGCGGCGGTCTTCCCGCCCGGAAACTTCCCGCTCGACGAGGCGATCTCGCGCCGGGTCGAGCGGCGCGGCAGCTCGATCAGCGACCTGGTCGGTCCGCTGCTGCTGCCGCCCACCCTGGTCAGCGAGGCGGTGGCCGGCTCCACCCCGGTCACGGTGTCGGTCGTCGGCCGCAGCGACGTCACGCTCGACCAGCTGCTCACCGCCGCCCAGCTGCTCGTCGACGCCGACGGCCACTCCCTCGCCGGGCTGGAGCTGACCTACTCCCCCGACTGGCGCGCGGCGCTCGAGCTCGGGGTGCCGGTCGCGGTCGAGGTGACCCCGGAGCAGGCCGTCGACGAGCCGATGGCCGACCTCGCCTCGGAGGGGTCGGAGCAGGTGCGCGCGAAGCTGCGCACCGGGTCGACGCCCAGCAACGCCGTGCCGAGCGCGTCCGCCCTGGGCGGCTTCATCGCCTCGGCGACGGGCCAAGGGCTGTCGTTCAAGCTCACCGGCGGCCTGCACCGCGCGGTCTCCCACCGCACCAGCACCGCCGACGGCGGGGAGGACCAGTTCGGCTTCCTCAACGTGCTGCTCGCGACCGACCAGATCCTGCGCGGGTCCTCGACGGCCCAGGCCGTGACGCTGCTCGAGCAGCGCGACAGCGACGTCATCGCCGGCCTGGTGCGCGAGCTCGACGACCCGCGGATCGCCAGCGTGCGCAACGCTTTTCACTCCTACGGCTGCTGCGACGTGCTCGACCCCATCCATGACCTGTCCGATCTCGGCCTGATCGAGGAGAACCTGTGACGAGCAGCTGGCTCGACCTGCCCGCCGACCACCCGTACGGCATCACCGCGCTCCCCTACGGCGTCTTCTCGGGCGCCGACGGCGTGCGCAGGGTGGGCGTGCGGGTCGGCGACCAGGTGCTCGACCTCGGCGCGGCGGCGGGTTCGACCGGCAGCGGGACCGCGCGGCTGTGGCAGCAGCCGTCGCTGAACGCCCTTCTGGCAGAAGGGAAGCCGGCGTGGGAGTCGGCTCGTGCCTGGGTCGTCGGGCTGCTCTCCGACCCCGAGCTCCGTGCGGCCGTCGAACCGCACCTGCACCACCTGTCCGACGTCACGCTGCACCTGCCCGTCGAGGTCGCCGACTACGTCGACTTCTACGCCAGCGAGCACCACGCCACCAACGTGGGCCGGATCTTCCGACCCGACGGCGACGCCCTCACGCCGAACTGGAAGCACCTGCCGATCGGCTACCACGGTCGCTCCGGCACGGTCGTGGTCAGCGGCACCGACATCCGTCGCCCGGTGGGTCAGCGCAGGCCGCCGACCGAGGACCAGCCGGTCTTCGGCCCCAGCGTGCGCCTCGACATCGAGGCCGAGCTCGGCTTCGTGGTGGCCGGTGGGACCGAGCTCGGCAGCCGCGTCTCGGTCGACGAGGCGAGCGAGCACCTGTTCG
It includes:
- the fahA gene encoding fumarylacetoacetase, which codes for MTSSWLDLPADHPYGITALPYGVFSGADGVRRVGVRVGDQVLDLGAAAGSTGSGTARLWQQPSLNALLAEGKPAWESARAWVVGLLSDPELRAAVEPHLHHLSDVTLHLPVEVADYVDFYASEHHATNVGRIFRPDGDALTPNWKHLPIGYHGRSGTVVVSGTDIRRPVGQRRPPTEDQPVFGPSVRLDIEAELGFVVAGGTELGSRVSVDEASEHLFGVLAFNDWSARDIQAWEYVPLGPFLGKSFASSVGAWVTPMEALQAAKTPLPQQDPRPMDYLLGDDLFGLDIAIEVELNGSVVARPPYSTMYWSPSQMLAHLTVNGASLRDGDLFASGTVSGPEADQRGSLLELTWSGEQPITLPNGSTRTFLEDGDTVTIRYSAPGADGIRIGLGEVTGTILPAD